One Nitrosopumilus piranensis genomic region harbors:
- a CDS encoding potassium channel family protein — MKLLIYLFIVSFLVVGGSGIAIYLIESPHDDAQITNLIDAFWWASATVTTVGYGDVVPVTEAGRLLGIGLMFVGIAIIGTFISAFGAMLIGSRLKKHESVESSTKALIIKKIREIENLEKHEVELLISMVKDLHDEVKISRSKNDK, encoded by the coding sequence TTGAAATTACTGATTTACCTATTTATTGTTTCATTTCTTGTGGTTGGGGGAAGCGGTATTGCCATCTACCTTATTGAGTCTCCTCATGATGACGCTCAAATCACAAATCTAATTGACGCTTTTTGGTGGGCATCTGCTACTGTCACTACTGTAGGATATGGTGATGTTGTTCCAGTCACCGAAGCTGGAAGATTATTGGGAATAGGGCTAATGTTTGTTGGAATTGCCATAATTGGTACTTTTATCTCTGCATTTGGTGCTATGCTTATTGGTTCTAGATTAAAAAAACATGAATCCGTTGAATCATCTACAAAAGCTCTAATTATCAAAAAAATTCGGGAGATTGAAAATCTTGAGAAACATGAGGTGGAATTATTGATATCTATGGTCAAAGACCTTCATGATGAAGTGAAAATCAGCCGAAGTAAAAATGACAAATAA
- a CDS encoding dicarboxylate/amino acid:cation symporter codes for MEIRSFTHSIPQIRYLIKKKLWAQVLVALFVGLLVGLALGPETNWVEKETAETITEWLSIPANLFLKIIQMIIVPLIFASIIRGLTSSGSIEQLQKLGFGVAIYFVITTAIALTIGILIVTTIQPGNFIDSDLIRESFGIEDLEIVESTDLSIQDIPQSIIGLIPSNPLSSFMSGEMLSIIIFALIVGVAMITLPPKSSKSILDLLESIQDFTMKVVSWAMRLAPFAAFGLMAGIVSKVGLSALTGLGAYMATVIAGLFVMMIVYIIIIKFFAKRPLSSTLTAIRDPQLLAFSTSSSAAVMPVSIKTAEEKLKIKPKVSQFVIPLGATINMDGTAMYQIIAVFFLAQLFDVNLSFTTIILIALTALAASIGAPSAPGTGIVILSTILIAAGVPAVGVILLLGVDRLLDMTRTMINVTGDLTACMFFDKRLKIDDNKNQNHEVIKK; via the coding sequence ATGGAGATAAGGTCTTTTACACATTCTATTCCTCAAATAAGATATCTCATAAAGAAGAAGCTTTGGGCGCAGGTACTTGTAGCGCTATTTGTAGGATTGTTAGTAGGCCTTGCATTAGGACCAGAGACAAATTGGGTTGAAAAAGAGACTGCTGAAACAATTACAGAATGGCTGTCAATTCCTGCCAATCTATTTCTAAAAATTATTCAGATGATTATAGTGCCTCTAATTTTTGCATCAATTATCAGAGGCTTGACATCATCAGGTAGTATCGAACAACTCCAAAAACTTGGATTTGGTGTTGCGATATATTTTGTAATTACTACTGCAATTGCGCTTACCATCGGAATCTTGATTGTTACAACAATACAGCCGGGCAATTTTATTGACAGTGACTTGATTAGAGAAAGTTTTGGGATTGAAGATTTAGAGATAGTTGAAAGTACGGATCTTTCGATTCAAGATATTCCTCAAAGCATAATTGGTTTGATTCCAAGCAATCCACTTTCTTCGTTTATGTCGGGGGAAATGCTGAGCATAATCATTTTTGCATTAATTGTGGGTGTTGCAATGATTACGTTACCTCCAAAAAGCTCAAAGTCTATTCTGGATTTGCTAGAATCCATACAGGATTTCACAATGAAAGTTGTATCTTGGGCAATGCGTCTTGCACCATTTGCAGCATTTGGCCTTATGGCAGGAATTGTTTCAAAGGTTGGGCTTTCTGCATTAACAGGACTTGGGGCATACATGGCAACAGTAATTGCAGGATTATTTGTAATGATGATAGTCTACATCATCATCATCAAGTTTTTTGCAAAAAGACCACTTTCATCTACATTGACAGCAATACGAGATCCACAGCTTTTGGCATTTTCAACATCTAGCTCTGCTGCAGTAATGCCAGTATCTATCAAAACAGCAGAAGAAAAATTAAAGATCAAACCTAAAGTTTCTCAATTTGTTATTCCCTTAGGAGCAACAATTAACATGGATGGTACTGCCATGTATCAAATAATTGCAGTATTTTTCTTGGCCCAGCTCTTTGATGTGAATCTAAGCTTTACAACCATAATCCTAATTGCATTAACTGCTCTTGCCGCATCAATTGGTGCACCATCAGCTCCTGGAACTGGAATCGTAATATTATCAACAATATTAATTGCTGCAGGAGTTCCAGCTGTAGGAGTCATTTTACTTTTAGGAGTTGACAGGTTATTAGATA